The Gemella haemolysans genome includes a region encoding these proteins:
- the glyA gene encoding serine hydroxymethyltransferase, translated as MDKIFELIEKEQHRQDTNIELIASENFVSKDILKATGSILTNKYAEGYPGKRYYDGCEIVDEIETLAIERLKELYDAKFVNVQAHSGSSANIAVYLSLLTPGDTVLGMSMDAGGHLTHGSKVNFSGKLFNAVSYGVTKDTHLIDYDEVLRIAKEHKPKMIIAGSSAYSRIINFAKFREIADEVGAYLLVDMAHIAGLVAAGLHPNPVPYADVVTSTTHKTLRGPRGGIILTNNEEIAVKINKMIFPGAQGGPLEHVVAAKAICFGEALKPEFKVYQQQVVKNMKAMVEAFKANNIPVVSNGSDNHLCLVDTYSTYNVTGHDASDLLSKAHITCNKNGIPFDTLPPMKTSGLRLGAAAMTTKGYVEEDFVEITNIICDLLKNGESYLEKAQERVTALVSKERKEFR; from the coding sequence ATGGATAAAATTTTTGAATTAATTGAAAAAGAACAACATAGACAAGATACTAATATTGAGCTTATTGCTAGTGAAAACTTTGTTTCTAAAGATATACTAAAAGCTACTGGGAGTATTTTAACAAACAAATATGCTGAAGGATATCCTGGAAAAAGATATTACGATGGTTGTGAGATTGTTGATGAAATCGAAACACTTGCAATTGAGAGACTTAAAGAACTTTACGATGCTAAATTCGTGAATGTTCAAGCACACTCAGGATCAAGTGCAAATATTGCTGTATATCTATCTCTACTGACACCAGGAGATACTGTTTTAGGAATGAGTATGGATGCTGGTGGACACTTGACTCATGGTAGTAAAGTAAACTTCTCTGGAAAATTATTCAACGCTGTTTCATATGGTGTAACTAAAGACACTCACTTAATAGATTATGATGAAGTACTACGTATCGCAAAAGAACATAAGCCTAAAATGATTATTGCTGGTTCAAGTGCATACTCTCGTATTATTAACTTTGCAAAATTTAGAGAAATCGCTGATGAGGTTGGTGCTTATTTATTAGTTGATATGGCTCACATCGCCGGTCTTGTTGCTGCTGGATTACATCCTAATCCAGTGCCTTATGCTGATGTAGTTACATCTACTACACACAAAACACTAAGAGGTCCACGTGGAGGAATCATCCTTACTAATAACGAGGAAATCGCAGTAAAAATAAATAAAATGATTTTCCCAGGAGCTCAAGGTGGCCCATTAGAACACGTTGTTGCTGCAAAAGCAATTTGTTTTGGAGAAGCTCTTAAACCTGAATTCAAAGTATATCAACAACAAGTAGTTAAAAATATGAAGGCTATGGTTGAAGCATTTAAAGCTAACAATATTCCGGTAGTTTCAAATGGTAGTGATAACCACCTGTGTCTAGTTGATACATATTCTACTTATAATGTAACTGGTCATGATGCAAGTGATTTATTAAGTAAAGCACACATTACATGTAATAAAAATGGTATTCCATTTGATACATTACCTCCGATGAAAACTAGTGGTTTACGTCTAGGTGCTGCAGCAATGACTACTAAAGGATACGTAGAAGAAGATTTTGTTGAAATTACAAATATCATTTGTGATTTACTAAAAAATGGAGAAAGCTATTTGGAAAAAGCTCAAGAAAGAGTAACTGCATTAGTTTCTAAAGAAAGAAAAGAATTTAGATAA
- a CDS encoding DNA-3-methyladenine glycosylase I — protein MNKNRCPWAKDPLDIEYHDNEWGRETHNDQMLFEYLILEGMQAGLSWSLILKKRENFKRAFDNFDYSICANYTDEYLESLRQDASIIRNKLKIYSVRKNAVAFLKVQKEFGSFDKYIWSFTDYKKINNKLESYKDAPSETELSIKISKDMKKRGFSFVGSTIIYSYMQAIGMINDHEKGCFCYRECC, from the coding sequence ATGAATAAAAATAGATGCCCTTGGGCGAAAGATCCATTAGATATTGAATATCATGACAATGAATGGGGAAGAGAAACTCATAACGATCAAATGTTATTTGAATATCTAATACTAGAAGGAATGCAAGCTGGATTAAGTTGGTCATTAATACTTAAGAAACGAGAAAATTTCAAACGTGCTTTTGATAATTTTGATTATAGTATTTGTGCTAATTATACTGATGAATACCTAGAATCGTTAAGACAAGATGCTAGTATAATTAGAAATAAATTGAAAATATATTCTGTTAGAAAAAATGCTGTAGCATTTCTTAAGGTTCAAAAAGAATTTGGAAGTTTTGACAAATATATCTGGAGTTTTACAGATTATAAAAAAATCAATAACAAATTAGAAAGCTACAAAGATGCACCGAGCGAAACAGAACTATCTATAAAAATAAGTAAAGATATGAAAAAAAGAGGGTTTAGTTTTGTAGGAAGTACGATAATTTATAGTTACATGCAGGCTATTGGAATGATAAACGATCATGAAAAAGGATGTTTTTGCTATAGAGAATGTTGTTAA
- the guaD gene encoding guanine deaminase has product MNNKKIIKASLFHSPKYGEIEFLKQAIIFITDNGIISKIVKQEDENYQQILNQYSHESNFFDFKDKVLLPGFIDLHIHAPQWPQAGLALDDELSYWLHNFTFPLESKYKDINYAREVYTDLVKTLLANGTTSAMYFGTIHNEATLELAKICANLGQRGFVGKVVMDDKNMNPDFYRDNSTKEAIENTEKIINDVYNLSKDVPQGVYPVITPRFVPSCTDDALLELGKLAKKYDCYIQSHCSESDWEHNFVFERFGKRDTEVLDHFGLLTDKSIMAHGNFVNSDDVKIFNHRKSSVCHCPISNSYFANAVLPVNKLKKEGLNICLGTDISGGFSPSLYDNIKHTVMVSRMLNDGVDNKLDANNRGTHDSKVSVFEAFYLATTGGGEALKLPLGLFKEGYICDFQVIDINTPNNKLPNYLDNEEDKHLLQKILYLSTSENIREVWVQGKQILKK; this is encoded by the coding sequence ATGAATAACAAAAAAATAATCAAAGCCTCTCTTTTCCATAGTCCTAAATACGGAGAAATCGAGTTTTTAAAACAGGCGATAATATTTATTACAGATAATGGAATCATTTCTAAAATTGTTAAACAAGAAGATGAAAACTATCAACAAATATTAAATCAATACTCACATGAAAGTAACTTTTTTGATTTTAAAGATAAAGTTCTTTTACCTGGTTTTATCGATTTGCACATCCATGCACCTCAATGGCCACAAGCTGGTCTCGCATTAGATGATGAATTAAGTTATTGGTTACATAATTTCACGTTTCCTTTAGAATCTAAATATAAAGATATCAATTATGCTAGAGAAGTGTATACCGATTTAGTTAAAACATTATTAGCAAATGGCACTACTTCAGCAATGTATTTTGGAACTATTCATAATGAAGCTACTTTGGAATTAGCGAAAATTTGTGCTAATTTAGGTCAAAGAGGCTTTGTAGGAAAAGTCGTTATGGATGATAAAAATATGAATCCTGACTTTTACCGTGATAATAGTACAAAAGAAGCTATTGAAAATACTGAGAAGATTATTAATGATGTGTATAATCTTTCAAAAGATGTTCCTCAAGGTGTATATCCAGTAATTACTCCTCGTTTTGTTCCAAGTTGCACAGACGATGCTCTTTTAGAGTTAGGAAAATTAGCAAAAAAATATGATTGCTATATTCAAAGTCATTGTAGTGAAAGTGATTGGGAACACAATTTTGTTTTCGAACGTTTTGGAAAAAGAGATACCGAAGTTTTAGATCATTTTGGTCTATTAACTGACAAATCAATAATGGCTCACGGCAACTTTGTTAATTCTGATGACGTAAAGATCTTTAATCATAGAAAATCATCAGTTTGCCATTGTCCTATCTCAAATTCTTATTTCGCCAATGCAGTGTTACCTGTTAATAAACTAAAAAAAGAAGGCTTAAATATCTGCTTAGGTACTGATATTTCTGGTGGATTCTCCCCTAGTCTTTATGACAATATAAAGCATACAGTCATGGTTAGTAGAATGCTAAATGACGGAGTCGATAATAAACTAGATGCTAATAATCGCGGTACTCATGATTCGAAAGTTAGTGTATTTGAAGCATTCTATCTTGCTACTACAGGTGGAGGAGAAGCATTGAAATTACCACTTGGTCTTTTTAAAGAAGGTTACATTTGTGATTTCCAAGTAATTGATATCAATACACCTAACAATAAACTTCCTAATTATTTAGATAATGAAGAAGATAAACATCTTCTTCAAAAGATATTATATCTTTCTACTTCAGAAAATATCCGTGAAGTTTGGGTTCAAGGTAAACAAATTCTTAAAAAATAG
- the mfd gene encoding transcription-repair coupling factor, giving the protein MIKDSLLEIVNLQFDKKNKNIGVYGQNLTTRALEIYNEYKNSGKTIVVLSQSKAEAEELFAILNDFEGETYIYPEIDILKRHTSKSNDLVQNSIKVLENLVHNIQSIVIVPIEAIYRTVKNPSDFKNNSFEINEETVISFDELQKKLVNMGYRRVETVDVVGEFSKRGSIVDIFSPLSEKPIRLDFFDDELDSMRTFDELTQRSLEKIDSGVIYPTSDFFLTSEEKDVVVERILTKLNDTKLREEENYQEISTYLQEKIEIYKATGDFSDLESFSNLVYENTYSIADYLTDDTIIFYDNYHKILEKIEGLREYFLTSLQEMNRNYIYQDVIDNVAFEKIQNLDVRKFYLSTLKLNDKIIEKNYNLDIIDLAYYSSEEYLAKEIREKLMDNYKVIISLNTQKQKDYVEKVLFDNYFYDDIYYGVKEGKIFIDVNKYHLKGLEDRKNKIFLLTPRELFTEEERKKRRVKFKYTNSEKIRNYQELNVGDYIVHVSHGIGLYEGIENVEVGGVYKDFLKIVYDGGDIIYVDINNMNYIQKYTASTDNRKPALNKLGTKNWQKTKSRVRKEIEDISEDLIKLYIKRELSSGYAYSLDGSMQSEFEADFAYTPTDDQVKATEEIKRDMEKQRPMDRLLCGDVGFGKTEVAMRVAFKAVTDNKQVAVLVPTTLLAEQHYDNFVSRFANFPVNIEVVSRFKSAKDITEICKKLEEGKIDIIVGTHKLLNDKFKYKDLGLLIIDEEQRFGVKHKEKIKHLKNTVDVLTLSATPIPRTLHMSLIGIRDLSVIETPPRERQPIQTFVTAQNKMVIKEAVMNEINRGGQVFYVYNRVETIDEKYLELKRLLPDINIAYAHGRMSQRELENIMSDVIDRKYDMLISTTIIETGIDISNVNTLIVEDADRFGLSQLYQLRGRVGRSSREAYAYLMYEPFKSLTENSEKRLSAIKNFTSLGSGFKIAMQDLSIRGAGDVLGGRQHGFIDSVGYTLYSQMLEQEIQEKKGILEPLLEQDRTQDVSYYENIIKEAAPKIKKDIFEVKTDDLEIKLNVDAFIPKEYITSDADKIDFYKRLNNVVSDEEIDSIVEDLIDRFSDFGEEVNNLIDICYLKVMAKNTMVTSIKELANKVVVTFDKDIMNSLKGKELFTALTPHKDTRIVAKDGFFLEIDKKERYSIRRIREMLALVNNNLEGEHE; this is encoded by the coding sequence ATGATAAAAGATAGTCTTTTGGAAATTGTTAATTTGCAATTTGATAAAAAGAATAAAAATATAGGTGTATATGGACAAAATTTAACAACACGTGCTTTAGAAATATATAACGAATATAAAAATAGTGGTAAGACAATTGTAGTGTTATCACAAAGCAAAGCAGAAGCTGAAGAATTGTTCGCTATTTTAAATGATTTTGAAGGTGAAACATATATTTATCCAGAAATTGATATATTAAAACGTCACACTTCTAAAAGTAATGATTTAGTGCAGAACTCTATTAAAGTTCTTGAAAATCTTGTACATAATATTCAAAGTATTGTAATTGTACCGATTGAAGCTATCTATAGAACTGTAAAAAATCCTAGTGATTTTAAAAATAATAGCTTTGAGATTAATGAAGAAACTGTTATTAGTTTTGATGAATTACAGAAAAAACTAGTTAATATGGGGTATCGTCGTGTTGAAACTGTCGATGTAGTGGGAGAGTTTTCAAAAAGGGGGAGTATAGTTGATATTTTTAGCCCTCTAAGTGAGAAGCCTATTAGGTTAGATTTTTTTGATGATGAACTTGATAGTATGAGAACTTTTGATGAACTTACACAAAGGTCATTAGAAAAAATAGATAGTGGTGTTATTTATCCTACAAGTGATTTTTTCCTTACATCTGAAGAAAAAGATGTAGTTGTTGAGAGAATACTTACTAAGTTAAACGATACAAAATTAAGAGAAGAAGAAAATTACCAAGAGATTAGTACCTATCTTCAAGAAAAAATTGAAATTTATAAAGCAACTGGTGATTTTAGCGATTTAGAAAGTTTTTCGAATTTAGTTTATGAAAATACATATAGTATTGCCGACTATTTAACAGATGATACTATAATTTTCTATGACAATTATCATAAAATCTTAGAAAAAATAGAAGGACTACGAGAATACTTTTTAACAAGTCTTCAAGAGATGAATAGAAATTATATATATCAAGATGTAATAGATAATGTAGCTTTTGAAAAAATTCAAAACTTAGATGTAAGAAAATTCTATTTATCTACCTTAAAGCTTAATGATAAAATTATAGAAAAAAACTATAATTTAGATATAATTGATTTGGCTTATTACTCAAGTGAAGAATATTTAGCTAAGGAAATACGTGAAAAATTAATGGATAATTATAAGGTAATTATTTCGTTAAATACACAAAAACAAAAGGATTATGTTGAAAAAGTTTTATTCGACAATTACTTCTATGATGATATTTATTATGGTGTTAAAGAAGGGAAAATCTTCATTGATGTGAACAAGTATCATCTAAAAGGATTAGAGGATAGGAAGAATAAAATATTTTTACTTACCCCACGTGAACTTTTTACTGAAGAAGAAAGAAAAAAACGTCGCGTAAAATTTAAATACACAAACTCAGAAAAAATTAGAAATTACCAAGAACTAAATGTTGGTGATTATATCGTTCATGTTAGTCACGGGATAGGACTATACGAAGGTATAGAGAATGTTGAAGTTGGTGGAGTATATAAAGACTTCTTGAAGATTGTCTATGATGGTGGTGATATAATATATGTAGATATAAATAATATGAACTACATCCAAAAATATACCGCTTCTACCGATAATAGAAAACCAGCATTAAATAAACTTGGTACAAAAAACTGGCAGAAGACTAAAAGTAGAGTCCGTAAAGAAATCGAGGATATATCGGAAGATCTTATTAAGTTATATATTAAACGAGAATTAAGTTCAGGTTATGCGTATAGCTTAGATGGAAGTATGCAGTCTGAATTTGAAGCTGATTTTGCATATACACCAACGGATGATCAGGTTAAAGCTACTGAAGAAATTAAAAGGGATATGGAAAAACAACGTCCGATGGATAGACTCCTATGTGGTGATGTTGGTTTCGGTAAAACAGAGGTAGCGATGAGGGTTGCGTTTAAAGCAGTTACTGATAATAAGCAAGTTGCAGTATTAGTTCCGACAACGCTACTTGCTGAACAACACTATGATAACTTTGTAAGTAGATTTGCGAATTTCCCAGTAAATATAGAAGTAGTAAGTAGATTTAAATCTGCAAAAGATATTACTGAAATTTGTAAAAAACTTGAAGAAGGTAAAATTGATATAATTGTTGGAACTCATAAACTATTAAATGACAAATTTAAATACAAAGATTTAGGTTTATTAATTATAGATGAAGAGCAACGTTTTGGAGTTAAACATAAAGAAAAAATTAAACACCTTAAAAATACAGTAGATGTTCTTACCCTTAGTGCAACGCCAATTCCTAGAACATTACATATGAGTTTAATTGGTATTAGAGATTTATCGGTGATTGAGACACCTCCAAGAGAACGTCAACCAATTCAAACTTTTGTAACAGCCCAAAATAAAATGGTTATAAAAGAAGCGGTTATGAATGAGATTAATCGTGGAGGGCAGGTGTTTTATGTTTATAATAGAGTAGAAACTATTGATGAAAAATATCTAGAGCTAAAACGATTATTGCCTGATATAAACATAGCATATGCACATGGTAGAATGAGTCAAAGAGAACTTGAAAATATTATGTCTGACGTTATAGATAGAAAATATGATATGTTAATATCGACGACAATTATTGAAACAGGTATTGATATTTCAAACGTAAATACTTTAATAGTTGAAGATGCAGATCGTTTTGGATTAAGTCAATTGTATCAACTTCGTGGTCGTGTTGGACGTAGTAGTAGAGAAGCTTATGCATACTTGATGTATGAACCGTTTAAGTCGTTAACTGAGAACTCAGAGAAGAGATTATCTGCAATTAAAAACTTTACATCTTTAGGTAGTGGTTTTAAAATTGCTATGCAAGATTTATCTATTAGAGGTGCAGGTGATGTACTTGGGGGAAGACAGCATGGTTTCATTGATTCAGTAGGTTATACATTGTATTCTCAAATGTTAGAACAAGAAATTCAAGAGAAAAAAGGAATTTTAGAACCATTATTAGAACAAGATCGAACACAAGATGTTAGTTACTATGAGAATATAATTAAAGAAGCTGCTCCGAAAATTAAGAAAGATATTTTTGAAGTCAAGACAGATGATCTAGAAATTAAACTTAATGTTGATGCCTTTATTCCAAAAGAGTATATTACTAGTGATGCAGATAAAATAGATTTCTATAAGAGATTAAATAATGTAGTTAGTGATGAGGAGATAGATAGCATTGTTGAAGATTTAATTGATAGATTCTCTGATTTTGGAGAAGAAGTTAATAACTTAATAGATATATGTTATTTGAAAGTTATGGCGAAAAATACTATGGTGACTAGCATTAAAGAGTTAGCCAATAAAGTAGTTGTAACTTTTGATAAAGACATTATGAACAGTCTTAAAGGAAAAGAACTATTTACAGCTTTAACGCCGCATAAGGATACACGTATAGTTGCAAAAGATGGATTCTTTCTTGAAATAGATAAAAAAGAAAGATATAGTATTAGACGCATAAGAGAAATGCTGGCTTTAGTAAACAATAATCTGGAGGGGGAACATGAATAA
- a CDS encoding uracil-xanthine permease family protein, giving the protein MSKNKNHLTIGVEENIPFSQSLILGLQHVLAMDVYVPPFILATAIALSPGDATGLIQSTFLGAGIASLIQVLFYLKLPVCQGPSFIPLGAIIGIYMGTKNLGTVLGASIVGAILVILLGYSGIYKYIVKNYIPSIVSGTIIMIVGLTLLPSAFVSNIYIEGNGLTMKQNVLLAFITAASLILFSTFGNYVDKFKRIFQISSVIIALAIGTFSAYLMGGFNTQGIKDASFFSMPKLLFLDYNIHFEISAIITMIIIYMVLLAETTGTWYAVSSVINEPLSDTQVNKGVIGEGIGCLAAALVGATPVTGYSTNAGIISITGVASRKVFVMASFWFIGLSFLGKLSAIINSIPSAVIGGVFSVVCIIILLNGFRVVKNLDFSERELYIIGVPLMFTIGLLFIPAELKASAPQLLQYLIGSPIAVGAIVAIIMNKLIPLEK; this is encoded by the coding sequence ATGTCAAAAAATAAAAATCATTTAACAATAGGAGTTGAAGAAAATATTCCATTTTCACAATCCCTAATTTTAGGTTTACAACACGTCTTAGCTATGGACGTTTATGTACCGCCTTTTATATTAGCAACAGCTATTGCATTATCACCTGGTGATGCTACTGGTTTAATTCAGTCTACTTTCTTAGGAGCTGGGATTGCCTCATTAATTCAAGTTTTATTCTATTTAAAACTACCTGTATGTCAAGGTCCATCATTTATTCCCCTAGGTGCTATTATTGGTATCTATATGGGGACTAAAAACCTTGGTACTGTTTTAGGAGCTAGTATTGTTGGTGCGATTTTAGTTATCTTACTTGGATATTCTGGTATTTATAAATATATAGTAAAAAATTACATACCTTCTATCGTTAGTGGAACAATAATTATGATCGTAGGATTAACTTTACTTCCTTCAGCATTTGTAAGTAATATCTACATTGAAGGTAACGGTCTTACTATGAAACAAAATGTATTATTAGCATTTATAACAGCAGCTTCATTAATACTATTTTCTACATTTGGAAATTATGTCGATAAATTCAAAAGAATTTTCCAAATTTCTTCAGTAATTATCGCCTTAGCTATCGGTACATTTTCTGCATATTTAATGGGTGGTTTTAATACTCAAGGAATTAAGGATGCTAGCTTCTTCTCAATGCCGAAACTATTATTCTTAGATTACAATATACATTTTGAAATCTCTGCTATTATAACAATGATTATTATCTACATGGTACTCTTAGCTGAAACAACAGGAACCTGGTATGCGGTAAGTTCAGTTATTAACGAACCTTTAAGCGATACTCAAGTTAACAAAGGTGTAATCGGAGAAGGAATCGGATGTTTAGCAGCTGCTTTAGTTGGTGCAACTCCTGTTACTGGATACTCAACTAATGCTGGTATTATTTCTATTACTGGGGTTGCTAGTAGAAAAGTATTCGTTATGGCTTCTTTCTGGTTTATCGGACTATCATTCTTAGGTAAACTTTCTGCAATTATTAATTCAATCCCTTCTGCAGTTATCGGTGGTGTATTCTCTGTAGTTTGTATCATCATCTTACTAAACGGATTCAGAGTGGTTAAAAATTTAGACTTCTCTGAAAGAGAATTATACATTATCGGAGTACCATTAATGTTTACAATTGGATTATTATTCATTCCAGCAGAATTAAAAGCTAGCGCTCCACAATTATTACAATATCTAATAGGTTCTCCTATTGCTGTTGGTGCAATTGTAGCGATTATTATGAATAAACTTATTCCTTTAGAAAAATAA
- the pth gene encoding aminoacyl-tRNA hydrolase, which produces MKLIVGLGNPGKQYENTRHNIGFMVLDELAKSWNVSFDKTKFNAEYAIAYHNGIKYLLVKPTTYMNLSGEAVGKFYDYFEIDIEDILIIYDDLDTKTANFKLKAKGSSGGHNGIKSIISHLGTEKFNRLKIGIDRPTPPMKVVDYVLGRFSKDEMSEIEKIYSKSVNCIEDFSKMSFVDLMNKYN; this is translated from the coding sequence ATGAAATTAATAGTTGGATTAGGAAATCCAGGTAAACAATATGAAAATACAAGACATAATATCGGATTTATGGTACTTGATGAACTAGCTAAATCTTGGAATGTAAGTTTTGATAAAACAAAATTTAACGCTGAATATGCTATAGCATATCACAATGGAATTAAATATTTATTAGTAAAGCCAACAACTTATATGAATCTTTCAGGAGAAGCGGTAGGTAAGTTTTACGATTATTTTGAAATCGATATTGAAGATATATTAATAATTTATGACGATTTAGATACAAAAACTGCAAACTTTAAATTAAAAGCTAAGGGAAGTAGTGGAGGCCATAATGGTATTAAGAGTATTATAAGCCACTTAGGAACAGAGAAATTCAATAGATTGAAAATTGGAATAGATAGACCAACACCGCCGATGAAGGTAGTTGATTATGTCTTAGGAAGATTCTCAAAAGACGAAATGAGTGAAATTGAAAAAATTTATTCTAAGAGTGTAAACTGTATTGAAGATTTCTCAAAAATGAGTTTCGTAGATTTAATGAATAAATATAATTAA
- a CDS encoding ribose-phosphate diphosphokinase codes for MLVDKPLKLFSLNANIPLAKQVAKSLGVELSKCSVKKFSDGEVSINIEESVRGSEVFVLQSTSGPVNDNLMTLLIMIDALKRASVDTINVVIPYYGYARQDRKARSREPITAKLVANLLEVAGADRVIALDLHALQIQGFFDIPVDHLMCVPIIAKYFKEKLPDMEEVVVVSPDHGGVTRARKLADALNTPIAIIDKRRPKPNVAEVMNIVGNIEGKTCILIDDIIDTAGTITLGAQALKDRGAKEVYASCSHAVLSGQALDRIENSPIKELVYANTIDIPEEKKLDKMVPLCVGDLIAKAIYKIHNNEPVSVLFE; via the coding sequence ATGCTTGTAGATAAACCATTAAAGCTGTTTTCATTAAATGCTAACATTCCATTAGCAAAACAAGTAGCGAAGTCACTAGGAGTAGAATTAAGTAAATGTAGTGTAAAAAAATTCAGTGACGGAGAGGTTTCAATTAATATAGAGGAAAGTGTACGTGGTAGTGAAGTTTTTGTACTACAATCAACTAGTGGTCCTGTAAATGACAATTTAATGACTTTATTAATTATGATAGATGCACTTAAACGTGCGTCAGTGGACACTATTAACGTTGTAATCCCTTATTATGGATATGCACGTCAAGACAGAAAAGCAAGAAGTCGTGAACCAATCACAGCAAAATTAGTAGCTAACTTATTAGAAGTAGCTGGGGCAGATCGTGTAATTGCATTAGATCTTCACGCACTTCAAATTCAAGGATTCTTTGATATTCCAGTTGATCACCTTATGTGTGTACCAATTATTGCGAAATATTTCAAAGAAAAACTTCCAGATATGGAAGAGGTTGTTGTCGTATCACCAGACCACGGTGGTGTAACTCGTGCTAGAAAATTAGCAGATGCATTAAATACGCCAATTGCAATTATCGATAAGAGAAGACCAAAACCAAATGTTGCTGAAGTTATGAATATCGTAGGTAACATTGAAGGGAAAACTTGTATCCTAATAGATGATATTATTGATACAGCAGGAACAATTACTTTAGGTGCTCAAGCACTTAAAGATAGAGGAGCAAAAGAAGTTTATGCAAGTTGCTCACATGCTGTACTTAGTGGACAAGCATTAGATAGAATTGAAAATTCTCCAATTAAAGAACTAGTATATGCTAACACAATTGATATACCAGAAGAGAAAAAATTAGATAAAATGGTACCGTTATGTGTAGGTGATTTAATTGCTAAAGCAATTTACAAAATCCACAATAACGAACCTGTAAGTGTTCTTTTTGAATAA
- a CDS encoding GrpB family protein: protein MDKRTIKIEEITDNKIFVEIFLEEVKKIQEIPKMPKCEFLHIGATSTKQVLGEKIVDILVVVENLHEITTFDEKRLNNIGYHRIAHNGTKGVIKYARITNYLTMSYDVVLNVVQRDTEIHKDFIKTKEIFNDEVLKNEYNSFKNSNKELSFKDYSTKKVIFINDMLKRIENND, encoded by the coding sequence ATGGATAAGAGAACTATTAAAATTGAAGAAATAACAGACAATAAAATTTTTGTCGAAATATTTTTAGAAGAAGTAAAAAAAATACAAGAAATTCCCAAGATGCCTAAATGTGAGTTTTTGCATATAGGAGCTACAAGTACTAAGCAGGTGCTTGGGGAAAAGATTGTTGATATACTTGTTGTTGTAGAAAATTTACATGAGATAACAACATTTGATGAGAAAAGATTAAATAATATCGGTTATCATAGAATAGCTCATAATGGAACAAAAGGTGTAATAAAATATGCTAGAATTACCAATTATCTAACCATGAGCTATGATGTTGTATTAAATGTAGTGCAACGTGATACGGAAATACATAAAGATTTTATAAAAACTAAAGAAATTTTTAATGATGAAGTTTTAAAAAATGAATATAATTCATTTAAAAATAGTAATAAAGAACTTTCGTTTAAAGATTATTCAACGAAAAAAGTAATATTTATAAATGATATGTTAAAAAGGATTGAAAATAATGATTAA
- a CDS encoding S-ribosylhomocysteine lyase, with protein sequence MTEKIMNVESFNLDHTKVVAPYIRLVGVYSGDNGDKIYKYDIRFCQPNKEHLEMPNLHSLEHLIAELIRNHLDNVLDFGPMGCQTGFYLSVINNDSYEEVEEALAKTLEDVLVATEVPACNEVQCGWATSHSLEGAQMEAKKFLEKRSEWKNVFSK encoded by the coding sequence ATGACTGAGAAGATAATGAATGTTGAAAGTTTCAACCTAGATCACACTAAAGTTGTTGCACCTTATATTAGGTTAGTTGGGGTTTATTCTGGAGATAATGGAGACAAAATTTATAAATATGACATTAGATTCTGTCAACCAAACAAGGAACATCTAGAAATGCCAAACCTTCACTCTTTAGAACATTTAATCGCTGAATTAATCAGAAATCACCTTGATAATGTATTAGATTTCGGACCTATGGGATGCCAAACAGGATTCTACTTATCAGTAATTAACAATGATAGCTATGAAGAAGTTGAAGAAGCTCTAGCAAAAACACTAGAAGATGTTCTTGTTGCTACTGAAGTACCAGCATGTAATGAAGTACAATGTGGTTGGGCTACATCTCACTCTTTAGAAGGTGCTCAAATGGAAGCTAAAAAATTCTTAGAAAAACGTTCAGAATGGAAAAACGTTTTTAGTAAATAA